The genome window CAAGACACCAAACCAGTCCACCTACCGGTTGAAGAGGAAAATATAGATGCTGTTGCACCTAAAGATATTTCATCTGTTGTGCCTACTAGACCTTTTGGATCAGACTCAGTAACTTCAGAGAGTGAAGAGCGCTGCTACAGTCCGGATGATATCACTGTGAAAATGGCTTCTCCTCCACAATCCGGACCACCCAGTGCAACTCACTCTCCACTTCGACAGTCACCAGTGGAAGACAAGATGAAGGTCTTCCCTGATTTGGAGTTGCAAAAGCAAGATGAGCTCTTCGATATAGTCACAGCAACTGAAGACAAAACTAAAAAGGAAgatgaagcagaaacagagacacgAGAAGATGttaacagacagaaagcagagccGCATGAAATTGAGGTTTCAACATCTTTGGACAAATCGTTtgagaaggaaatgaaagagcCACCAGTGATGAAGGAGCCAGAAAAAGACACTTCATCAGTCTCAAAAGatgaaggaaaaaagacagagacaatccctgttgttgctgctaCTTTATCAGAAGTTCAGCCACCCGTGTTAGCGAGGGATTCCCTCATCTCATCTGGAAAAAGTGATGAGAAGGCCGATGAAGGGCTCGAAGGGAAAGAACCTAAAGTACCTCTTCCAGGTAAATTTCCAGATGGTGATAACAagaaggatgatgatgatgatgatcatgatgataAATCTGCAGTTAAATCTGTCAAGGTGgaacaggagaaagaaaaagatgacacCTCCGATGTCATACAATTCAAGgatgagcagaaacagaaatctGTCATCCAGGAAGACATTTCTGCTGTTAAGTCCATCACGGATGagaaagcagagacagaggcagtAAAGGATGATACATCTGATATTAAACCTATCAAAGAAGAGCAAATTGCGAAGGACGTTGTCACTGTTGACAGAGCCattaaagatgaagagaaagagccTGAAAAAGACCACACTCCTGAAGTCAAAACTATTAAAGAAGCAGAGCCAGAAATTGCTGCCTCAGAGGCCATACAAATCAAAGAtgagcagaagcagaaagatATAAAACCAGAGGATGATTTTGACCTCAAAACCAAAGGTCACGTTATTGAGACAGAGGTTAAAAAGGATGATGTGTCTGATATTAAGATtttgaaagaggagaaggaagtgACAGAGAAGGGTGATTCTTTTGATATTAGCTCAATAAAaactggagagaaagagactgaaaaggTCCAAGCCACAGATATCAAACCTGTTAAAGACgagatggagaaagaggcaAAGAAGGATGTTGTGCACATTGTTGAGCCTACtaaagatgagaagaaaaaggaaacagaaacatctgatATTAAAGTGATAGAAGataagaaagaggagaaagagataGATGGTTCTGATACCAAGCCCTTTACAGATGagcagagggaaaaggaaaaagagatggGTGACATCATTGTTGCTAAACTcaccaaagaggaagaaattaTTAGAAAGAGTGATACATCTGGTGTTaccaggaaagaagaaaaggggcAAGAGATTTGTAAAGATGCTATCTCAGCCATCAGCCTCACTGGGGTGGAGGAAAAGGATGTAACAGTGTGTAAAGATGCAAAGTCGACCAcagagcaagagaaagagacaagTAAAGATGATAGTTCTGACACCAAACTCTCCAAGGAGCAGGAAATAGATATGACAAAAAGGAAGGACGATGGTTGCCTCTTCAAATCTACTATGGAAGAAGACAAGAGGGAGGACACAAGTAAATATGATACTGCTGCTATAAAACTTACTAaggcagaggaaaaagacaaactcCCCAGTAAGGAAGATACTTCTGCTGTTAAACCAACAGTTGTAGAAGAAAAGGAACAAGAGGAAGGTAAAGATGATACTGCTGCCATTAAACTTATCAAGATGGAGGAAGAGCATGTCCTAGTATATAAAGATGAAGATTTATCTGCCACATCAACCAAGGTAGAAGCAAAAGAGACAATTAAGGATGCTGTCGATCCGGtcatggaggaagaaaaggggcAAGAGACATATAAAGATAAAGATGTCACTTCTGCTGTCAGAGCCGCCAAGATAGAGGAAGAGGATGTAATGAGCGAAGGTATTTCTGCTGTCAAAACATCTGAGGACGAAACAAGCACAAAAGATGACATTTTGGTTGTTAAACCCACCACGCAagatgaaaaggagaaagaaattaGTAGAGATATCTGTGCTGTCCAATCAAcgataaaagaagaaaaggagaaagctGTAGATAAGGAGGAAACTTTAACTGTGAAACCATCCAAGGAGGAAGATGTGTCAACTCAGGATGGCATTGCTATCAAATCCATCAAGGAAGAAAAAGATACGGTTGCAATTAGGGATGAAATTTCTGGTGAGAAACCAACCAAGGAGGAGGAAAGCAAGGACACTGCTAGTGTAAAACCCCttacagaagaggagaagaaggtaGTTCAGGAGTTGAAAGATGTTACACCTGATGTAAAACTCCCAAAGGAGGAGTCAAAAGAAATCCTGAAGGATGAAATTTgtgagaaagaaatgaaggtcaaagaggaagaaaaaagtgaTATTACTGATTCTGTATCCATTAAGGAGCAGAAGGAAAAAGACATAGATGACACCTCTGTTGTAACAACAAAGGATGACAAAGCGTTGGAAATTGGCATTTCTGACAAACAGGTAAAAACACTGGAGGttaaaggagaggagaagggagacaTCTCCGACCACAAAACCATTTTGGAGAAAATTAAGGACGAAGAAACTGAACAAGATGGCacaaaacaggagaaagaaCCAGACTCTAGTGTTGAGCAACCCAAGGGCATGAACGACCAAGAGCCATCTAAAGTAGAAACCAtcaaggaggaaaagaaggaatCCATcaaacaggacacagaggagaagtCCACTCCAACGTTTAGCAtcaaagatgagaaaaaagggaaagatgATTATCCTTTTGAGTCTGAATCTAAGACAGATGATAAAAAAGAGGTGGAAATTCCCCTGTCTCAGGCCTCGGAAGAAGAGAAAACTACAAAGGATGATATTTGTGATGTTAGTGATACAAATATTCTTCAAGAAACCTCTGATAAGCttactgaaacacagaaagagaaggaaacgTTTGGTGCTACATCAACAGAAATGCAGCAAGACACTTCTGTTACTACATCAAGTGAAGTCCTGAAACAAGCGACAGATGACATTTGTGTATCTCCCAGCCACAtcaaggaggagaaaaaagaacaagacaaaGACGCAACGGTCATTATTAGTCAAGaagagaagatggagaaagaaaaagatgacacACACGTTGCTGAACTGagcaaagaacagaaaatggaaaaagaacaagaaaaagaatACACCTATGGCACTGAGGACATcaaagatgaaaagacaaaaccagaggaggatgaaaaactGGTTAAACAGAAGGATGTTGCTGACACAAGGACAGATGAGATCACTGAGAAAGAAAAGTATGACTCTTCTGACACAGACCACACCAAAGAGGAGAAGTGGGAGCGAGAGGAGTTACAAGAGAAAGACCTGGACAAAGCCATTAAACAGCCCACACAAACAGTATTAGGAGAAGCAGCGACAGCATCCAAGTTGGATTACAAACCTGCATTTGTGGTTCAGTCCTCCGATGAAGACagggaagatgaagaggaggaggacatttGTATGGGAGGAGCTGGTTCCAGACCTTTGTCAGTTGAGCCAAGAAAATCAGACCATGACATCTCCTCTGCAGGTCTGCCTTTATCCCAAACCCCACAGACGAGTGACCAAAGTAAACCACCAATAACAGAACAGACTACGGTGATCATACCAACACTTACAATGCAGGAGCCCTCTATTGATGAAGACATGAAAGAGCTTGGCAAAGAAGAATCCAGACTTTCACCTCAAGAGGGCACAGACGTTGTGAAAGCAGAAACCACACCTGCACCACTTGCCAAACCAGAGCCCTCCTTTGATATTGTCATATCAAAGGAGGAGATGACCTCTATTCCAAAACAAGAAACAGCTTCTGATATCCCAGCAGCTAAAGCAGAACCGATGTCAGACTCAACTGATAAAACGCCTGTGCTGTCAACAGTGTCAAGCACTGACAGTCAACCCAGGAGCTGTACACTGTCGAGCACTGAGAGCCAGTCCAGTGTGGATGAAACACCACAACAAGAGAAACAGATACCATCTCAGACAAGTTCAGGAGTCAGTTCTACAGAAAAGACAAAGCTGGATGAGAAACCAGgaaaggaagcagagagagagagggaaggagagcgAGAGTTGGCTTCTCCAGGATTATCACAGCCttgttcatattttatgttGGACAAAGATTCTGAGGACTCCAGCCACACTGAAGTGGTAAAATCAGACACTGCAAAAATGGAGAGTGTAAATAAAATGACCTCAGAGAAGGAAGTGGTCAGTGGAGGTCTCggagatgaaaaacaaacttttggTGCGTCCAAATATGATCCGTATGAAAAGCCCATTCCAAAGGATCATGACCTGGACTCCAGAGAAGAAAGTGAGGTTTCTTTAGGTTTTGAGCAAGCCTCTGATATGGGTATTGATGATAACAGACGAACAAGCCAGACAGAGGCTGGAGGAGCCATGTTCCTCCTGGATGATCAGTACAAAGAAGAGCCTCTGTCCTTTAGTAGAGTTGACTACAGCCCAGTGTCCCTCACAGAGAGTGAAAGGAGTAGCCACCACAGCCGAAGTGCCTCGCCTAaatatgaagacagagagaaaggccaagaggaagagagggagagagaagaaagaccAGATACACCTTGTGTTGACAAGAGCTTTACAGCCATGGAAATGCAGGATAACAAAATGTCCCAGGCTGCTGAGTGTTATTCTTTCAGCCCAAAAGAGGACAAACCTGAGAaatcagagaaagagaaagaagataTGATGgaaggtgctgcagcagctgttcaaACAGTGCCAACAGGAGAAAGTGATAAGGTTTCTACTAGTGCGGCTGTTCAATCCACAAGTCCATCATCAAGACAAGAAACGCCCTCTCCATCATGGAGCCAATCAGATCTTGGTCCCCAAGTTGAAGCTGCTCCTGTAGCTTTTGAAGAATTCACAGAAACGAGAACAActgaaaaagataaagaaaaatctGCTGAGTCgctcaaacacaaaacagagtTCTCTGATCATGAAAGACAAGGCTCTCCATCCGGTCGACATTCGCCTGCAGAAAAAGACATTATACCTCAGCAAGCATCACTTTTAGAGAAAGAGGAAACTTCACGTGATTCAAGGACTGCACCTGCCACCACATTTTTAGGACATGAAATAGATGATAATGTTTTGGCGTCTGACAATAGTCAAATTAGCAGCTCTGCCACTTGTAAATCCATGTTAGACTTCCCTGAAGGAAAAGAGAGCCTGATAGACAAAAGGTTACTTGTAGAGGGGGAAGATTTcaatgttgatgatgatgaagatgaggaggaggatgaggaggaggaagaagaggaggagttaAGTGATATAGATATGGAAAAGGGTGCCAGAGAACAgtctgaaaaagaaatgtgcagACGTAGCTCTGATGATAGTGCTACGTTAGCAGAGGGAGAGGACTCAAATAAAAAGTCTCAGTTGCCTGAATCAAGCTTCcttaaagaggaaaaagtctGTAAACCAACACCTGATGATGCCTCAGCTTCTAAAGTCACAGAGACATACAAAGAGGACACGAGTAAAAAACCTCCATCTCCTGAAACAAAACCACTCAAAGAAGATGATACAGCTGGTGATACAGCCACATCCAAACTTCCTGAGACAAAGAGTGAAGATGTAGGTAAAACAACCACATCACCAGACTCAGGTGCTCTCAAAAAGGACGAAAGCTCTTTTACTACATCAGATGCCGCAAAAcctcctgaaacacagaaagcagaggacacagacaaaaagcacTTGTCTCCTGAACCAACCACAAAGAGAAGGTTGTCATCAGCAGAGGATTTTACCTCCTCTGAGGTACTAGACtcaagaaaaggagaagaagacaaAGTGTCGCCACCAAGTTTTTTGACAAAGGAAACTTATCAACCAATGTCCACAAGCAGCTTGACAGGCAGCTTTTTGCCACCTGACCATTCAGAAACCACATCCAAGACTACGTCTAGTCCCTCCCCTCCGCTAAGAGGCAGCTATGCCGATATTGGACAGAGCAGATCTGGAGGCTATTCTGAGCATTTCTATAGTGAGGAGAGTCAGGTAGAATTGAAGGAGGATAAGAAAGAAACCTTTGTGCTCTCAGATGCATCCCAGCTATCCAAGCTCAGTGAAGATAAATATTGCAGCCAACAAGACATCCAAGGCGAAAGTCTGGATGAGAGGCAGACCACAGATATCACCACAAAGCATGAGGAAACTTCCTCATCATCTTGCACATACACCTCCTTAACATACTCTTCTTCAACATATTCCTCCACATCGTATAGTTACTCATCCTCAGCCTCAACTTCTGCGCCTTTGAGCCAACGGTTGGGAGACAAAGGTGAAACTTCCACAACACTATCAATCTCTGAACTAAGTACAGCCAAAGAGGAGCCATCCTTCAGGAAAGAGTCTACAAGCCCCTGCTTTGGAGGGTTTCAGAGAGATGAGTACATGGAGGTGACGACAAAACCTGCAACAAAAGTGTCTATACCTAGCCAGTTTGATGAGACCAAACCATCATCTCCAGTcttttccaccactgccaaACAGACTGAGGATCAAAGTGGTTCTGCAAAGCCTGAAACGGACACAAAGTCAAGCACTGACAGTTTCTATATGCTTGAAACTAAGATTACAACATCCTCCGCGGTACCATCTCTACAAAGTACCGAACCAGTAAAGGTGTCAGAGAGCTTATCCACATCTGAGGCTTGCTTTGATGTCTCTCCCCTCCAGAGGGCTGATTCCTCTGAAAGGGTGTCCCAAGGGTCAGCAGAAGACGAGCCTGATACACTTGAAATGGAGGACAGCACCCTACCATGTCGTATTGAATGTCAAAAAATCAAAGTTGCTGAGCAAAAAGAAAGTTTTTCATCAATAACTGAGTCATATGTGGTAGAGAGTACCACACACTCCACAGAGACGAAGACAGTCACTATcacctcttcttctgttgtgtCCAAACCTGATGTGGTAATGGAAACAACTCAACAGACAGCCTCAGTTACTCCACTGAGTGATAGTGGAGCTAGCAAAACCACATGTGCCACAACAGATGTGTCCAAAACGGAGgaagataaagagaaaaaggagaaaacaccaAAGGtaaaagaggagaagacaagCGGAGCTGTTGCACCTCTTGAGGAAGATGCAAAGGTgtctgaaaaagaaacaaaagaaaaagatgaaaagacagagacTCCGAAAGACAGTgaagtcaaacagaaaacagaggatAAAAAATTGGAGGAAAAGACTTCTAAAGATGGttcagaggagaagaaggaagcaTCTGATCCAAAAGTGTGTGAAAAAGCAGAAGAGGGTAAGGAAGAAGAGTTAGAAAGAGTAGAGGAGAAAAGCTTGTTGGAAAAGCCATCAGAGAGATTAGAGATCAGGAGAAAGAGCAGTATATCTGATTGGGAGCTACTACAGAGGCCTGATGACTGCCCAAGTGCCCCTCCACCAGGTTAtggtgatgaggatgaagaggatgaggaagcaATGGAAGCAATGGAATGGATGGCCAGTGTCCATGGTACATC of Chelmon rostratus isolate fCheRos1 chromosome 6, fCheRos1.pri, whole genome shotgun sequence contains these proteins:
- the map1ab gene encoding microtubule-associated protein 1B, whose amino-acid sequence is MAMESASASAPGVVAMEIPVRGALPVVEEDEGYSAPPPGSEERLRYRRGGGRRRRGVPFNRGGYYMLIVIGEIGTEHQLDNAKAQIQRGIRSWDVDLKCCDLDQQLQLFITRHSAHFSSEVRGQRTLHHRSDVLETVVLVNPSEDTVVSEIQSLVTDSAGHKLLVLSGQGSDHGGLLLQTGVFTYQTFSRVFADPGVSALLGTTAPKQQATLTVSCRGEVGWSSLGQQQTLREFLEYKLNPEPVLLKMEGVTEFTEYISETVDVPSPFDLLEPPTSGGFLKLSKPCCYIFPGGRGDSALFAVNGFNILVDGGSERKSCFWKLVRHLDRIDSILLTHIGADNLPGINGLLHRKIAEQEEEQSQGSTNYSDWMKNLISPELGVVFFNVPEKLRMPESNLKVKRSIEEASLTLQYLNKLGIKPEPLCRVVSNTIEPITLFHKMGVGRLDMYILNPVKDSKEMQFLMQKWAGNSKAKTGIVLPNGKEGEISVPYLTSVTALVVWLPANPAEKIVRVLFPGNAPQNKILEGLEKLKHLDFLRYPVATQKDIASGAPPSVIKQTKLKQRTDSKESLKSSPKTTAKASKKETEGQDDVSAATEAKSDSVKENISEKREEKKHTKTIKSKTDVPEKKKLLKEKSLKKHPKERVSKMDEKKDKEKKEIKKVKKDDSAKKDEKKDVKSKEDKKKDTSKPELRKITKPDLKPFTPEVRKTLHKAKVSSRAKTGKIKAAKAEPAEPKAEEPKPETVQPEPIENGAVEGISAPSTPEDLTKDFEELKKAEVVAVSAEPPDSNKVSLEQTAQSLTQEKQEAQETISEIPPATKSPEKEASAPEAEVEDKDKELTQEREMEEAQKFEDEGAATQDEEEEEEEEEAPTAPKKTEEEEEEDMGIGEEEDESKWKEAKDDGLDRKHEIEEMEKSENLSAMVVTKEELHMTPSEEEEEEAVEKAELEEVEDLDVIADEEIKVKPEDAAEEQTATESKPAEILTAAKDEEEEEEEEEEEGYLSHVGGATAPITSVAQGAAAAEPISYIQDETIPGYSETEQTISDEEIHEEAEERIPHLQYDVGAYDISVPDQTESFVNIHGMREMQAAAMTEKSFIPGVQEQVSVFTNIITAPLAEEEHVSSATSITEYDKMSSFPTSIAEDQSVASVAAPPAEEPPKTPVPLSTPPDTTQGKEQPLSAGTLSPPSLEEDKQSKSPSDDLQLPVAEMKMGAKARDAPDEEEEEEEEEEEDQTPNVDISLEKLQEGYASSQLIQGKEKDTEKLPGSVSPVLKSIQDTKPVHLPVEEENIDAVAPKDISSVVPTRPFGSDSVTSESEERCYSPDDITVKMASPPQSGPPSATHSPLRQSPVEDKMKVFPDLELQKQDELFDIVTATEDKTKKEDEAETETREDVNRQKAEPHEIEVSTSLDKSFEKEMKEPPVMKEPEKDTSSVSKDEGKKTETIPVVAATLSEVQPPVLARDSLISSGKSDEKADEGLEGKEPKVPLPGKFPDGDNKKDDDDDDHDDKSAVKSVKVEQEKEKDDTSDVIQFKDEQKQKSVIQEDISAVKSITDEKAETEAVKDDTSDIKPIKEEQIAKDVVTVDRAIKDEEKEPEKDHTPEVKTIKEAEPEIAASEAIQIKDEQKQKDIKPEDDFDLKTKGHVIETEVKKDDVSDIKILKEEKEVTEKGDSFDISSIKTGEKETEKVQATDIKPVKDEMEKEAKKDVVHIVEPTKDEKKKETETSDIKVIEDKKEEKEIDGSDTKPFTDEQREKEKEMGDIIVAKLTKEEEIIRKSDTSGVTRKEEKGQEICKDAISAISLTGVEEKDVTVCKDAKSTTEQEKETSKDDSSDTKLSKEQEIDMTKRKDDGCLFKSTMEEDKREDTSKYDTAAIKLTKAEEKDKLPSKEDTSAVKPTVVEEKEQEEGKDDTAAIKLIKMEEEHVLVYKDEDLSATSTKVEAKETIKDAVDPVMEEEKGQETYKDKDVTSAVRAAKIEEEDVMSEGISAVKTSEDETSTKDDILVVKPTTQDEKEKEISRDICAVQSTIKEEKEKAVDKEETLTVKPSKEEDVSTQDGIAIKSIKEEKDTVAIRDEISGEKPTKEEESKDTASVKPLTEEEKKVVQELKDVTPDVKLPKEESKEILKDEICEKEMKVKEEEKSDITDSVSIKEQKEKDIDDTSVVTTKDDKALEIGISDKQVKTLEVKGEEKGDISDHKTILEKIKDEETEQDGTKQEKEPDSSVEQPKGMNDQEPSKVETIKEEKKESIKQDTEEKSTPTFSIKDEKKGKDDYPFESESKTDDKKEVEIPLSQASEEEKTTKDDICDVSDTNILQETSDKLTETQKEKETFGATSTEMQQDTSVTTSSEVLKQATDDICVSPSHIKEEKKEQDKDATVIISQEEKMEKEKDDTHVAELSKEQKMEKEQEKEYTYGTEDIKDEKTKPEEDEKLVKQKDVADTRTDEITEKEKYDSSDTDHTKEEKWEREELQEKDLDKAIKQPTQTVLGEAATASKLDYKPAFVVQSSDEDREDEEEEDICMGGAGSRPLSVEPRKSDHDISSAGLPLSQTPQTSDQSKPPITEQTTVIIPTLTMQEPSIDEDMKELGKEESRLSPQEGTDVVKAETTPAPLAKPEPSFDIVISKEEMTSIPKQETASDIPAAKAEPMSDSTDKTPVLSTVSSTDSQPRSCTLSSTESQSSVDETPQQEKQIPSQTSSGVSSTEKTKLDEKPGKEAEREREGERELASPGLSQPCSYFMLDKDSEDSSHTEVVKSDTAKMESVNKMTSEKEVVSGGLGDEKQTFGASKYDPYEKPIPKDHDLDSREESEVSLGFEQASDMGIDDNRRTSQTEAGGAMFLLDDQYKEEPLSFSRVDYSPVSLTESERSSHHSRSASPKYEDREKGQEEEREREERPDTPCVDKSFTAMEMQDNKMSQAAECYSFSPKEDKPEKSEKEKEDMMEGAAAAVQTVPTGESDKVSTSAAVQSTSPSSRQETPSPSWSQSDLGPQVEAAPVAFEEFTETRTTEKDKEKSAESLKHKTEFSDHERQGSPSGRHSPAEKDIIPQQASLLEKEETSRDSRTAPATTFLGHEIDDNVLASDNSQISSSATCKSMLDFPEGKESLIDKRLLVEGEDFNVDDDEDEEEDEEEEEEEELSDIDMEKGAREQSEKEMCRRSSDDSATLAEGEDSNKKSQLPESSFLKEEKVCKPTPDDASASKVTETYKEDTSKKPPSPETKPLKEDDTAGDTATSKLPETKSEDVGKTTTSPDSGALKKDESSFTTSDAAKPPETQKAEDTDKKHLSPEPTTKRRLSSAEDFTSSEVLDSRKGEEDKVSPPSFLTKETYQPMSTSSLTGSFLPPDHSETTSKTTSSPSPPLRGSYADIGQSRSGGYSEHFYSEESQVELKEDKKETFVLSDASQLSKLSEDKYCSQQDIQGESLDERQTTDITTKHEETSSSSCTYTSLTYSSSTYSSTSYSYSSSASTSAPLSQRLGDKGETSTTLSISELSTAKEEPSFRKESTSPCFGGFQRDEYMEVTTKPATKVSIPSQFDETKPSSPVFSTTAKQTEDQSGSAKPETDTKSSTDSFYMLETKITTSSAVPSLQSTEPVKVSESLSTSEACFDVSPLQRADSSERVSQGSAEDEPDTLEMEDSTLPCRIECQKIKVAEQKESFSSITESYVVESTTHSTETKTVTITSSSVVSKPDVVMETTQQTASVTPLSDSGASKTTCATTDVSKTEEDKEKKEKTPKVKEEKTSGAVAPLEEDAKVSEKETKEKDEKTETPKDSEVKQKTEDKKLEEKTSKDGSEEKKEASDPKVCEKAEEGKEEELERVEEKSLLEKPSERLEIRRKSSISDWELLQRPDDCPSAPPPGYGDEDEEDEEAMEAMEWMASVHGTSMSSTKDTYHTETSAKADRPSDLDTGATSSSASHPGYSSCEYKHRKGELSPSFINPSPHQLSSDEGEGEENGHSDHSQEGDEDDQEQHSVKRRSHKQRRHHAPSYHGDTGQGSHQLPGATSSGLAVTLAGEETPPTSVSESLPSQSDSDVPPETEECPSITAEGNLDSDEDAEHLPVDKLSASGGGGGHHPPSPRSAQKSHDPLPTPMKDPLPHPPHPDVCMVDPEALLNDHSSTEKLLKKEHKTTKGLRKGKPKSASPARKGEVRKRSSTPVKQTSKDSASPRSASLRRKDTDRSSRLIKMSETQGSRIEILNPGKGLVNGVKSSSVNNSQKTSSAVPPGPPVYVDLAYVPNHCSAKNVDQEFFKRVRAAYYVVSGNDPSSGEPSRGVLDALLEGKAQWGSNLQVTLIPTHDTEVTRDWYQQTHERQQDLNIMVLASSSTVVMQDESFPACKIEF